From Crassaminicella indica, one genomic window encodes:
- a CDS encoding M24 family metallopeptidase: MLHRRIYKLREILKEKKLDAALIHKPENRRYISGFTGTSGYALITMNKAFFITDFRYIDQAKQECKEYDIVKHDNEYNIYSIINELNLQYLGFEEDFITYNQYKEFSKKLNNTLVPLNGAINSMRKIKYEEELKFIEQAANIADEAFLHICEYIKPGITERAVALELEFFMKNKGATATSFDTIVASGIRSALPHGVASNKTLEKGDFITIDFGCIYKGYCSDMTRTIVLGKANDKQKEIYNIVLEAQLKALEEIKPGITGREADKIARDFITSKGYGKNFGHGLGHGVGLEIHEEPRLSPIGKELLQVGMVVTDEPGIYLSGFGGVRIEDLLVITENGNRVLSKSPKHLIEI; this comes from the coding sequence ATATTGCATCGTCGAATCTATAAATTAAGAGAAATTTTAAAAGAAAAAAAATTAGATGCTGCACTCATTCATAAACCTGAAAACAGAAGATATATCAGCGGTTTTACTGGAACAAGTGGGTATGCTTTAATTACAATGAATAAAGCATTCTTTATTACTGATTTTAGGTATATAGATCAGGCTAAACAAGAGTGTAAGGAATATGATATTGTAAAACATGATAATGAATACAACATTTACTCTATAATTAATGAGTTAAACTTACAGTATTTAGGCTTTGAAGAAGATTTTATAACTTATAATCAGTATAAAGAATTTTCTAAAAAGCTAAATAATACTTTAGTACCTCTTAACGGAGCAATTAACTCTATGAGAAAAATCAAATACGAAGAGGAACTTAAATTTATAGAACAAGCTGCAAACATTGCTGATGAAGCTTTTTTACATATTTGTGAATATATAAAGCCTGGCATAACTGAAAGAGCTGTAGCTTTAGAATTAGAATTTTTTATGAAAAATAAAGGTGCAACTGCTACTTCCTTTGATACAATTGTCGCTTCTGGTATACGTTCGGCATTACCTCATGGAGTAGCATCTAATAAAACATTAGAAAAAGGTGATTTTATTACCATTGATTTCGGATGTATATATAAAGGATACTGCTCAGATATGACAAGAACTATTGTATTAGGAAAAGCTAATGATAAACAAAAAGAGATTTACAATATTGTACTAGAAGCACAGCTAAAAGCTTTAGAAGAGATAAAACCAGGTATAACTGGAAGAGAAGCTGATAAAATAGCAAGAGATTTTATCACTTCTAAAGGATATGGTAAAAACTTTGGCCATGGGTTAGGACATGGTGTTGGACTTGAAATTCATGAAGAACCAAGACTTTCTCCTATTGGAAAAGAATTATTACAAGTTGGAATGGTTGTTACAGATGAGCCAGGGATTTATTTATCAGGTTTTGGAGGAGTAAGGATTGAAGATTTATTGGTAATTACTGAAAATGGTAATCGTGTATTATCTAAATCACCTAAACATTTAATTGAGATTTAA
- the efp gene encoding elongation factor P, producing the protein MISAGDFRKGITFEINGEPYVIVDFQHVKPGKGAAFVRTKYKSILTGATREEAFNPNEKFPKAHIETKQMQYLYNDGELYYFMDNETYDQIPLTKDQVEEAILYLRENDTATVKFFKGKAFQVDPPNFVELEVTYTEPGVKGATATNVTKPATLETGATVQVPIFINEGDKIKIDTRTGEYLSRA; encoded by the coding sequence ATGATTAGTGCAGGAGATTTTAGAAAAGGTATAACATTTGAAATAAATGGAGAACCTTATGTTATTGTTGATTTCCAACATGTTAAGCCAGGAAAAGGAGCTGCTTTTGTTAGAACAAAATATAAGAGCATATTAACAGGTGCTACACGTGAAGAAGCTTTTAACCCAAATGAAAAATTCCCAAAAGCACATATTGAAACAAAACAAATGCAATATTTATATAATGATGGAGAATTATATTACTTTATGGATAATGAAACTTATGATCAAATTCCTTTAACAAAAGACCAAGTTGAAGAAGCTATTCTTTATTTAAGAGAAAATGATACTGCTACCGTAAAATTCTTTAAAGGAAAAGCATTTCAAGTTGATCCACCAAACTTTGTTGAATTAGAAGTTACTTATACCGAACCTGGTGTAAAAGGAGCTACTGCTACAAATGTAACGAAGCCTGCTACCTTAGAAACAGGTGCAACTGTACAAGTGCCTATTTTTATTAATGAAGGTGATAAAATAAAAATAGATACAAGAACAGGTGAGTATTTATCAAGAGCATAG
- a CDS encoding CD1247 N-terminal domain-containing protein, which translates to MNHLYERVSYLRGLAEGMEVDKNSKEGKLLVSIIDVLEDFADSFNDLQDDIKDLDDYVETIDEDLSIVEDEIFEEIEDEDYDEEDIDFVEVECPNCNEIIYLDEDFMNHHDEEIELICPNCHEKIYIEEECSCHGPECSDHQHE; encoded by the coding sequence TTGAATCATTTATACGAAAGAGTATCTTATTTAAGAGGGCTTGCAGAAGGAATGGAAGTAGATAAGAATTCAAAAGAAGGTAAACTCTTAGTAAGTATTATTGATGTATTAGAGGATTTCGCTGATTCTTTTAACGATTTACAGGATGATATAAAAGATCTAGATGATTATGTAGAAACAATTGATGAGGATTTATCAATTGTTGAGGATGAAATATTTGAAGAAATAGAAGATGAAGACTATGATGAAGAAGATATAGATTTTGTTGAAGTGGAATGTCCAAACTGCAACGAAATAATATATCTTGATGAAGATTTTATGAATCATCATGATGAAGAAATAGAGTTAATTTGTCCAAACTGTCATGAGAAAATATATATTGAAGAAGAATGTTCATGTCATGGACCTGAGTGTTCTGACCATCAACACGAATAA
- the spoIIIAA gene encoding stage III sporulation protein AA, with translation MNTLKDKNFEKLNTYKKHLKESILEALPLKLREIFIQLPSKLIKDMEEIRLRVNRPLMISANNKEFYVGKKGNIITNVQESYKVTKLDIEKAYQLITDYSLYALEDEIRNGFVTLKGGHRVGICGTTVLNNGQIKTIKNISGLNIRISKEKLGISNKLIPYLLDNNEFCNTLIISPPQCGKTTLLRDIIRNLSNGMENIGFSGFKVAVVDERSEICGIYQGIPQNDVGAKTDVLDACPKAEGIMMLIRSMSPHIIATDEIGKREDIFAIHEALNAGIKLITTVHGRNFDEINRRNNLKSLLMQGIFERIIILSNKPKVGTIEKIIDGKKNKIIVSYPFLDRRDNIVC, from the coding sequence ATGAATACATTGAAAGATAAAAATTTTGAAAAATTAAATACTTATAAAAAACATTTAAAAGAAAGTATATTGGAAGCTCTTCCTTTAAAGCTAAGAGAAATATTTATTCAATTGCCATCAAAATTAATAAAAGATATGGAAGAAATACGATTAAGAGTCAATAGACCTTTGATGATTAGTGCAAACAATAAAGAATTTTATGTAGGAAAAAAAGGAAACATCATCACAAACGTACAGGAAAGTTATAAGGTTACAAAGCTTGATATAGAAAAAGCTTATCAATTGATTACAGATTATTCTCTTTATGCTTTAGAAGATGAAATTCGAAATGGTTTTGTTACTTTAAAAGGCGGCCATAGAGTTGGAATATGCGGTACCACTGTATTGAATAACGGTCAAATTAAAACTATAAAAAATATATCTGGACTAAATATTAGAATTTCAAAAGAAAAATTAGGTATTTCAAATAAATTGATCCCCTATTTATTAGATAATAATGAGTTTTGCAATACATTGATCATTTCTCCACCTCAATGTGGAAAAACAACTCTTTTACGAGATATTATAAGGAATTTGAGTAATGGCATGGAAAACATAGGTTTTTCAGGATTTAAAGTAGCTGTTGTAGATGAACGTTCTGAGATTTGCGGTATATATCAAGGAATCCCTCAAAACGATGTAGGGGCTAAAACAGATGTATTAGATGCTTGTCCAAAGGCAGAAGGAATCATGATGCTAATTCGCTCAATGTCTCCACATATTATTGCAACAGATGAAATAGGTAAAAGAGAAGATATCTTTGCAATCCATGAAGCACTAAATGCTGGGATAAAGCTAATTACAACAGTACATGGAAGAAATTTTGATGAAATCAATAGACGTAATAATCTTAAAAGTTTATTAATGCAAGGAATCTTTGAAAGAATAATCATCTTGTCCAATAAACCTAAAGTAGGTACTATTGAAAAAATTATTGATGGTAAAAAAAATAAAATAATTGTTTCCTATCCTTTTTTAGATAGGAGGGATAATATTGTTTGCTAA
- the spoIIIAB gene encoding stage III sporulation protein SpoIIIAB, translated as MFAKIIFSSVIIISTAAIGYILSYQYVQRLQQLKNLYLSFQLLETEIIYASNPLPTAMERVAIKSNKSINKIFTDTYKILSSKMGYSIEEAWNTAIYRNIKNMSLDKEDQDILIDFGKNLGCTDKENQLKNFQLIYLQLEKQQQLAEELKMKNGKLCKSLGILIGLSIVIIFI; from the coding sequence TTGTTTGCTAAAATAATATTTTCAAGCGTCATAATCATATCTACTGCAGCAATTGGCTATATTCTTTCATATCAATATGTACAGCGACTACAACAATTAAAAAATCTATATTTATCTTTTCAGTTATTAGAAACAGAAATTATCTATGCATCCAATCCTTTACCTACTGCTATGGAAAGAGTAGCTATAAAAAGCAATAAAAGCATCAATAAAATTTTTACAGATACATATAAAATCCTTTCCAGTAAAATGGGATATAGTATTGAGGAAGCATGGAATACAGCAATTTATCGAAATATTAAAAATATGTCCTTAGATAAAGAAGATCAAGACATATTGATCGATTTTGGAAAAAATTTAGGATGTACGGATAAAGAAAATCAACTAAAAAACTTTCAGCTTATTTACTTACAATTAGAAAAACAACAGCAATTAGCAGAAGAACTAAAAATGAAAAACGGAAAGTTGTGCAAAAGCTTAGGTATATTAATTGGTCTATCGATTGTCATTATTTTCATATAG
- the spoIIIAC gene encoding stage III sporulation protein AC, with protein sequence MNVDLIFKIAAIGILVSVLNLVLKHSGREEQAMMTTLVGIVVVLFMVIQLISNLFATVKTMFQLY encoded by the coding sequence ATTAATGTAGATTTAATTTTTAAAATAGCAGCTATTGGCATATTAGTATCTGTTTTAAATTTAGTCTTAAAGCATTCTGGTAGGGAAGAACAAGCCATGATGACAACACTTGTTGGAATTGTTGTAGTATTATTTATGGTCATTCAATTAATTAGTAATTTATTTGCAACAGTAAAAACAATGTTCCAACTATATTAA
- the spoIIIAD gene encoding stage III sporulation protein AD → MEIFKIVGIGIIATILTITLKNQRPEISLQISIVTGVIIFILVVTKLTSVLEMLNMLARKTDIDLVYISTIFKIVGIAYVSEFGAQVCRDAGEGAIASKIEFAGKLLIMVLAVPILIALLNLIIELMP, encoded by the coding sequence ATGGAAATATTTAAAATTGTTGGAATAGGCATCATTGCCACAATCTTAACAATTACTCTTAAAAATCAAAGACCTGAAATATCACTACAAATTAGTATTGTAACAGGCGTAATTATATTTATTTTAGTTGTTACAAAATTAACTTCCGTTTTAGAAATGCTAAATATGTTAGCAAGAAAAACAGATATAGATTTAGTATATATTTCTACCATTTTTAAAATTGTTGGGATTGCATATGTATCAGAATTTGGTGCACAAGTTTGTAGAGATGCAGGTGAAGGAGCAATAGCTTCAAAAATTGAATTTGCTGGGAAGCTTCTTATCATGGTTTTAGCAGTACCTATTCTAATCGCATTACTAAATTTAATCATTGAATTAATGCCATAG
- the spoIIIAE gene encoding stage III sporulation protein AE: MKRSLIILILLLGLNINNVYATNIENKENDLSNDMIVKQLENINMIPLEELIKSINNDNSDYFPKINFKKMIISLIKGEASFTLKDLLNGLLKMIFKETVANSSLLAKLIVLSIICAFLHNLSNAFASESVGKLAYTACYLVIVAIAIKSFSIATSIGIDAIDEMISFMQALLPILLTLLMSMGAVTSTAIFQPVIVASVSVVSTLMQNIILPMIFFSVILSIVNNLSSKIHISKLASLLKQTCIILIGFILTIFTGIITIQGLTASTADGITIRTAKFAVDRFIPVVGGFVSDAFDTILGCSLLIKNAVGALGIILLIIIIAMPLLKILTLIFIYKMTAAIIEPITENQLVNCLNDMSNAMVLILGTVISVAIMFFFTVTIIVGAGNITLMMR; this comes from the coding sequence GTGAAACGATCATTAATAATATTGATTTTATTATTAGGTTTAAATATAAATAACGTTTATGCAACAAATATAGAAAACAAAGAAAATGATTTAAGTAATGATATGATTGTAAAACAGTTAGAAAATATCAATATGATTCCATTAGAAGAACTAATTAAAAGCATTAACAATGATAATAGTGATTATTTTCCGAAAATAAATTTTAAAAAAATGATCATCTCTCTCATAAAAGGTGAAGCATCTTTTACCTTAAAAGATTTATTAAATGGATTACTTAAAATGATCTTTAAGGAAACTGTAGCAAATTCTTCACTATTAGCAAAATTAATAGTATTATCTATAATCTGTGCCTTTTTACATAATCTATCTAATGCTTTTGCTAGCGAATCAGTAGGAAAACTTGCTTATACAGCATGTTATTTAGTAATTGTTGCAATTGCTATAAAAAGTTTTTCTATTGCCACCTCAATTGGTATTGATGCAATTGATGAGATGATATCATTTATGCAAGCACTACTCCCTATATTATTGACTTTATTAATGTCTATGGGAGCTGTAACTTCAACAGCTATATTTCAACCTGTTATTGTTGCTTCTGTAAGTGTTGTCAGTACATTAATGCAAAATATTATTTTACCAATGATATTCTTTTCTGTCATTTTGTCTATTGTTAATAATTTATCTTCAAAAATACATATATCAAAACTAGCTTCTTTACTAAAACAAACTTGTATTATACTCATAGGTTTCATTCTAACAATATTTACAGGTATTATTACTATTCAAGGGCTTACAGCCTCTACAGCAGATGGAATTACAATTAGAACTGCAAAATTTGCTGTTGATCGATTTATCCCTGTTGTAGGAGGCTTTGTATCAGATGCCTTTGATACCATTTTAGGTTGTTCTTTATTAATAAAAAATGCAGTAGGAGCTTTAGGAATCATTCTCCTTATAATAATTATTGCAATGCCTTTATTAAAAATATTAACACTTATTTTTATCTACAAAATGACAGCAGCCATTATTGAGCCTATTACTGAAAATCAATTGGTAAATTGTTTAAATGATATGAGTAATGCGATGGTTTTAATTTTAGGAACAGTTATTTCAGTAGCCATTATGTTCTTTTTCACTGTAACAATTATTGTTGGAGCAGGAAATATAACTCTTATGATGAGGTAG
- the spoIIIAF gene encoding stage III sporulation protein AF, translated as MMLFLKSWILNIVTVVIFISIMEFILPNSSMKKYIKMIVGLLVMLVIINPILEFMHERVQLEEDIFKTSSAINKRELALNLDQFKGTQQKQIIAIYKNNIEKHIKDQIEFNNKVHVLSINSNIEENIESKEFGNIKNLNILLSKYEDKQPQTGIQPVSNIVINVNKNKEKVKITKNESITKKIKEYISKQYGLEEDRININMNEIKNK; from the coding sequence ATGATGCTTTTTTTAAAGAGCTGGATATTAAATATTGTAACCGTTGTCATTTTCATATCTATCATGGAATTCATACTTCCAAATAGCAGTATGAAAAAATATATCAAAATGATTGTGGGATTATTAGTTATGTTAGTAATTATCAACCCAATTCTAGAGTTTATGCATGAAAGAGTCCAATTAGAAGAAGATATCTTTAAAACCTCTTCAGCTATAAACAAAAGAGAATTAGCATTAAATTTAGATCAATTTAAAGGAACTCAACAAAAACAAATTATTGCTATATACAAAAACAATATTGAAAAACACATTAAAGATCAAATTGAGTTTAATAATAAAGTTCATGTTTTAAGTATTAATTCTAACATTGAAGAAAATATAGAAAGTAAAGAATTTGGAAATATAAAAAATTTAAATATATTATTATCAAAATATGAAGATAAACAGCCTCAAACAGGAATACAACCTGTATCAAATATTGTCATTAATGTTAATAAAAATAAAGAAAAAGTCAAAATCACCAAAAATGAATCTATTACGAAAAAAATAAAAGAATATATTTCTAAACAATATGGTTTAGAGGAAGATCGTATTAATATAAACATGAATGAAATAAAAAATAAATAG
- a CDS encoding stage III sporulation protein AG: MKIIDKFKEYLINNGYKKVVYNLLAVVIICTIALITWDSFFTIKTKNIHSEIKNNKNNEEAILKNEYGDSDEIKLKKILSNIKGVGDVDVMITYETSTEVVPALNVTKSSQVTEEKDSQGGVRTTTQDDLSQNVIMSNQKEQLVVIKEIKPKIRGVVIVATGASDINIKTKLIEAARTLFQVPAHKVMVYEKNN, from the coding sequence ATGAAAATCATTGATAAATTTAAAGAATATCTAATTAATAATGGATATAAAAAAGTTGTATATAATCTCTTAGCAGTTGTAATTATATGCACAATTGCCCTAATAACATGGGACAGCTTTTTTACAATAAAAACGAAAAATATTCACTCAGAAATCAAAAACAATAAAAATAATGAAGAAGCTATTTTAAAAAATGAATATGGAGATAGCGATGAAATAAAGCTAAAAAAAATATTAAGTAATATAAAAGGCGTAGGCGATGTAGATGTAATGATTACATATGAAACAAGCACAGAAGTAGTACCTGCTTTAAATGTAACTAAATCAAGTCAGGTAACCGAAGAAAAAGACTCTCAAGGAGGTGTTAGAACAACTACTCAAGATGATTTAAGTCAAAATGTTATTATGTCAAATCAAAAGGAACAACTTGTTGTAATCAAAGAAATAAAACCCAAAATAAGAGGTGTAGTCATTGTAGCTACAGGAGCTTCTGACATCAATATAAAAACAAAACTTATAGAAGCTGCACGAACACTCTTTCAAGTACCAGCTCATAAAGTAATGGTATATGAAAAAAATAATTAA
- a CDS encoding SpoIIIAH-like family protein: MFKIKRRNVFIFSLVLVLCFISYLNYAINKYASLETSNDFEKYEENKLAKVSITNENANEIVNEETSNHLNITTNEEAKDIAIVDSNNNQIADIVTETSENIKETMNNNYNTKRTNYFIESRLNMDLEREKMITLLNEMINNDRTDDINRKAASDEKMKLIDIMSKEKIIENLIKAKGFEDALVFITDHSINVIVEAEKLTDSDVAKILDIVIRETKFSADNIKISNKF, encoded by the coding sequence ATGTTTAAAATTAAAAGAAGAAATGTATTTATTTTTTCTCTAGTACTTGTACTTTGTTTTATTAGTTATTTAAATTATGCCATAAATAAATATGCTTCATTAGAAACATCTAATGATTTTGAAAAATATGAAGAAAATAAGCTAGCCAAAGTTTCTATTACTAATGAGAATGCTAATGAAATAGTGAATGAAGAAACTAGTAATCATCTAAATATAACCACTAATGAAGAAGCTAAAGATATAGCAATAGTAGATAGTAATAATAATCAAATAGCAGATATTGTTACTGAAACTAGCGAAAATATAAAAGAGACCATGAATAATAACTATAATACGAAAAGAACAAATTATTTTATAGAATCAAGATTAAATATGGATCTAGAAAGAGAAAAAATGATCACCCTATTAAATGAAATGATCAATAATGATCGAACAGATGATATTAATAGAAAGGCAGCAAGCGACGAAAAAATGAAATTAATCGATATAATGAGTAAAGAAAAAATAATCGAAAACCTAATAAAAGCTAAAGGCTTTGAAGATGCATTAGTATTCATTACAGATCACTCGATTAATGTTATTGTAGAAGCTGAAAAATTAACTGATTCAGATGTAGCAAAGATATTAGATATTGTTATAAGAGAAACAAAATTTTCAGCAGATAATATAAAAATATCAAATAAATTTTAG
- a CDS encoding Asp23/Gls24 family envelope stress response protein — MNNNIEHGQIKIADEVVGIIAGLAATEVPGVAGMSGGLAGGIAEMLGRKNLSKGVKVEVGEKEAAIDLYIIVEYGVKIPDVAWQIQESVKKAIENMTGLNVIEVNIHVQGVNMEKEEKKEDNPLRVK, encoded by the coding sequence TTGAATAATAATATTGAACATGGTCAAATAAAAATTGCCGATGAAGTAGTTGGTATTATTGCAGGTTTAGCAGCTACAGAAGTTCCTGGTGTAGCAGGAATGAGTGGTGGTCTTGCTGGTGGAATCGCAGAAATGCTAGGTAGAAAAAATCTATCTAAAGGTGTTAAAGTAGAAGTTGGAGAAAAGGAAGCCGCAATAGATTTATATATCATTGTGGAATATGGTGTAAAAATTCCTGATGTAGCATGGCAAATACAGGAAAGTGTAAAAAAAGCAATAGAAAACATGACAGGTCTTAACGTAATAGAAGTAAATATTCACGTTCAAGGCGTGAATATGGAAAAAGAAGAGAAAAAAGAAGATAATCCTTTAAGAGTAAAATAA
- the amaP gene encoding alkaline shock response membrane anchor protein AmaP encodes MKLIDRIFLALYSLGTAILSLIIIVAHFNKEVYHEISFALIKYQTKLEYIIIPAIFFIVSIRFLFSRTKKRNLKSNAVIKHTPYGEVKITMETIENMAYKCARAIHGLTDIKPSAHYNNDHISIHIKALVLSDVNIPETAMTIQKKVKEHIEETTGITVQEVKVIINDIASQSKKRVQ; translated from the coding sequence ATGAAATTAATTGATCGAATTTTTTTAGCCCTATATAGTTTAGGTACTGCAATTTTGTCTTTAATAATTATAGTTGCCCACTTTAACAAAGAGGTTTATCATGAAATAAGCTTTGCTTTAATAAAATATCAAACAAAATTGGAATATATCATAATTCCAGCAATATTTTTTATTGTAAGCATACGATTTCTTTTTTCTAGAACAAAAAAGAGAAATTTAAAGTCCAATGCAGTTATAAAACATACTCCTTATGGTGAAGTAAAAATCACAATGGAAACTATTGAAAATATGGCTTATAAATGTGCAAGAGCAATACATGGTCTTACAGACATTAAACCATCAGCTCATTACAATAATGACCATATCAGCATTCATATCAAAGCATTGGTTCTTAGTGACGTAAACATTCCTGAAACAGCAATGACAATACAGAAAAAAGTAAAAGAACATATTGAAGAAACTACAGGAATAACTGTACAAGAAGTAAAAGTTATAATCAACGATATTGCATCTCAAAGTAAAAAAAGAGTACAATAA
- a CDS encoding DUF2273 domain-containing protein: protein MNKEKLFHIFIENYGKILGVFLGFLFSILIICIGVIKTIFISLCVCIGYFIGNKIDHKENLLELLDKILPLGKYK from the coding sequence ATGAACAAAGAAAAATTATTTCATATATTTATTGAAAATTATGGGAAAATCTTAGGTGTATTTTTAGGATTCTTATTTAGTATTTTAATTATTTGCATAGGAGTTATAAAAACCATTTTTATATCGTTGTGTGTTTGCATTGGATATTTTATAGGCAATAAGATTGATCATAAAGAAAACCTATTAGAATTATTAGATAAAATCTTGCCACTAGGAAAATATAAATAA
- the nusB gene encoding transcription antitermination factor NusB yields MNRKLAREMAMKLIFQMDIQNDFSNKMIDKFLEELPEDHQLDYIKKLAEIFINNKEHIDNMIEEHAKGWKINRIAKVDLTILRVALTEIYYMKDIPEIVSINEAVEIAKTFSTEDSSKFINGVLGSIIEEK; encoded by the coding sequence ATGAATAGAAAACTAGCACGTGAAATGGCAATGAAACTAATTTTTCAGATGGATATTCAGAATGATTTTTCAAATAAAATGATAGATAAATTTTTAGAAGAATTACCCGAAGATCATCAGCTCGATTATATTAAAAAATTAGCTGAAATATTTATTAATAATAAAGAACATATAGACAATATGATTGAAGAGCATGCTAAAGGATGGAAAATTAATAGAATTGCAAAGGTTGATCTTACTATTTTAAGAGTTGCTCTTACAGAAATATACTATATGAAAGATATTCCTGAAATTGTTTCTATCAATGAAGCTGTTGAAATAGCTAAAACCTTTAGCACTGAAGATTCAAGTAAATTTATCAATGGTGTTTTAGGCAGTATTATAGAAGAGAAGTGA
- a CDS encoding O-sialoglycoprotein endopeptidase, whose translation MENLILGIDTSNYTTSIAIVNEQANLILDHRKILVVKEGKRGLRQSDALFQHINNIPILFEKISGLGSYIKAVAVSNRPRPIEGSYMPVFKVAQSIGRTIANTLNCSYKEFSHQEGHIEAAKWSINQKLEHEFIAVHISGGTTEILHVKNNGKLGYNINILGGTSDISAGQFIDRIGVKLGYPFPAGKKMDALALKALSDEIKLSASIKDTHISFSGPETAVYKLIEKNTNQELLAKAVFECISYSLKEAILNALKITGLKQILMIGGVASSSYIRNYLTLNIQKEYEIYFGDSKYCTDNAVGTALLAIK comes from the coding sequence ATGGAAAATCTTATCTTAGGCATTGATACAAGTAATTATACTACTTCTATTGCTATAGTAAATGAACAAGCTAATTTGATATTAGATCATAGGAAAATACTTGTTGTTAAAGAGGGTAAGAGAGGATTAAGACAATCTGATGCCCTCTTTCAACATATCAACAATATACCTATTTTATTTGAAAAAATTTCAGGATTAGGATCTTATATAAAAGCTGTAGCTGTTAGTAATAGACCAAGACCTATAGAAGGGTCATATATGCCAGTTTTTAAAGTAGCTCAATCCATTGGAAGAACAATAGCAAATACTCTAAACTGTTCATATAAAGAATTTAGTCATCAGGAGGGGCATATTGAAGCTGCTAAGTGGTCAATAAATCAAAAACTTGAACATGAATTTATTGCTGTGCATATTTCAGGAGGCACTACCGAAATTTTGCATGTTAAAAACAATGGTAAATTAGGCTATAATATAAATATTTTAGGAGGAACATCAGATATTAGTGCTGGACAATTCATTGATCGCATTGGTGTAAAATTAGGTTATCCGTTCCCAGCTGGTAAGAAAATGGATGCACTTGCTCTAAAAGCTTTAAGCGATGAAATAAAACTATCAGCATCTATAAAGGATACTCATATTAGTTTCTCAGGACCTGAAACTGCTGTATATAAATTAATAGAAAAAAATACGAATCAAGAATTGTTGGCAAAGGCTGTATTTGAATGCATATCATATTCTTTAAAAGAAGCTATTTTGAATGCACTTAAAATTACAGGTTTAAAACAAATATTAATGATTGGTGGAGTAGCATCTAGTTCATACATTAGAAATTATCTAACATTAAATATACAAAAGGAATATGAAATTTATTTTGGAGATAGTAAATATTGTACAGATAATGCTGTTGGAACAGCTCTGTTGGCAATAAAATAA